From Mucilaginibacter rubeus, a single genomic window includes:
- the traK gene encoding conjugative transposon protein TraK, with product MFQHFKNIDRAFKHIKLFSYLLILSCVLISGFAIWKSYESASDFRSHIYVLANGKALEAIAQGRRDNIPVELRDHIKVFHEAFFNLDPDDKQIQATVLRALYLADGSAKTAYDNLKEAGYYNNLVSGNISQQVTVDSIRLDMNVYPYGFTCYAREKLVRSTSVTTRFLVTQGFARNVSRSDNNPHGFLIERWETIRNEDEQVKSKRP from the coding sequence ATGTTTCAACACTTCAAAAATATTGACCGTGCTTTTAAGCACATTAAACTGTTCAGCTACCTGCTGATTTTATCCTGTGTTTTGATTTCGGGTTTCGCGATCTGGAAGAGTTATGAAAGCGCTTCGGATTTCCGCAGCCATATCTACGTGCTGGCCAATGGTAAGGCTTTGGAAGCGATCGCGCAGGGCAGGCGGGATAATATCCCGGTGGAGCTGCGCGACCATATCAAGGTGTTCCATGAGGCTTTTTTTAACCTCGATCCGGATGATAAACAGATACAGGCGACGGTTTTAAGGGCTTTGTACCTGGCGGATGGTTCGGCTAAAACGGCTTATGATAACCTGAAAGAGGCGGGCTATTACAATAACCTGGTTTCGGGGAATATCAGCCAGCAGGTGACGGTGGACAGTATCCGTTTGGATATGAATGTTTACCCTTATGGGTTTACCTGTTATGCGCGGGAAAAGCTGGTGCGCAGTACGTCGGTGACGACGCGGTTTTTGGTGACGCAGGGCTTTGCCCGCAATGTTTCCCGCAGCGATAATAACCCGCACGGGTTTCTGATCGAACGCTGGGAAACGATCAGGAACGAGGATGAACAGGTAAAAAGTAAGCGGCCATGA
- a CDS encoding TraG family conjugative transposon ATPase, with product MSINLEDLLPLVKVENGAVLSAHGDITIGYEVKLPEIFTLSDRDYEAYHQAWVKAIRLLPVGSVFHKQDWWLEDSFKADFERAGTGFLSRASERFFNERECLAHSCYVFLTQKPKDRRLGSSAYSNLLRKSIVPQQTLNPVLFKDFLDSAGQFERVLADSGFVSLVRLGDDELAGTAGQAGVIERYLMLSGKGERPVLQDIHIADELRIGKQQAELYTLADVEDLPPLCGSRINYDKYSTDRTKFAIGFASPLGCLLPCNHILNQYVFIGDIVKTIKRLEAKKLRLQSLSGYSRENAISRDAVNDFLNEAIGEQRMPVKAHFNVLCWSDDPARVRELKNLVGSAMAQLDATVRLETDGAAQIWFAGMPGNEADFPMNDTFDTFIEQAACFFNLESNYRDSVSPFGVRLGDRLTGKPVHVDISDEPMRLGYITNRNKFLIAPSGGGKSFFANHLMHSYYAQGAHIVLLDVGHSYKGLCELVGGYYFTYSDTSPIRFNPFYLTAGDTLDTEKKESIKTLLLALWKKDDEPYTRSEYVAISNALTGYFGHLEKHPDIFPCFNTFYEYLMEVYMQVLEDGKVKEKDFDVANFLYVLNPYYRGGEFGFLLNATENLDLLHERFIVFEIDAVKDHPILFPVVTLILMEMFISKMRKLKGIRKVILIEECWKAIAKEGMAEYLKYLFKTVRKFFGEAIVVTQEVEDIISSPIVKQAIINNSDCKILLDQSKYQNKFDAIQELLGLTDKEKAQVLSINRANDPKRRYKEVFISLGGQYSKVYRTEVSLTEYLAYTTEESEKLKVQQYAQQYGSIQKGIAMLAMELITKKS from the coding sequence ATGTCGATCAATTTAGAGGATTTATTGCCATTGGTGAAAGTGGAGAACGGTGCGGTCCTTTCGGCACACGGGGATATTACAATCGGCTACGAGGTGAAGCTGCCGGAAATTTTTACGCTGTCTGACCGGGATTATGAAGCTTATCACCAGGCCTGGGTGAAGGCGATTCGTTTGCTGCCGGTGGGTTCGGTGTTCCATAAGCAGGACTGGTGGCTGGAGGATAGCTTCAAGGCGGATTTTGAAAGGGCGGGTACGGGGTTCCTGTCACGGGCCAGTGAGCGTTTTTTTAATGAGCGGGAATGCCTGGCGCATAGCTGCTATGTCTTTCTGACGCAGAAGCCGAAAGACCGCAGGCTGGGTTCTTCGGCGTACAGCAATCTGCTGCGCAAAAGTATTGTGCCGCAGCAAACGCTGAACCCGGTGTTGTTTAAAGATTTCCTGGACAGCGCGGGGCAGTTTGAACGGGTGCTGGCGGACAGCGGTTTTGTTTCCCTGGTCCGCTTGGGGGACGATGAGCTGGCGGGTACGGCGGGTCAGGCCGGTGTGATCGAGCGTTACCTGATGCTTTCGGGTAAGGGGGAACGCCCGGTTTTGCAGGATATTCACATCGCGGATGAGCTGCGGATCGGGAAGCAGCAGGCGGAGTTGTATACGCTGGCGGATGTGGAGGATCTGCCGCCTTTATGCGGTTCCCGGATCAATTATGATAAATATTCGACGGACCGGACGAAGTTCGCGATCGGCTTTGCTTCGCCTTTGGGTTGTTTGCTCCCCTGTAACCATATCCTGAACCAGTATGTGTTTATCGGGGATATTGTCAAAACGATCAAACGGCTGGAGGCGAAAAAGCTGCGTTTGCAGTCCCTTTCGGGCTATAGCCGGGAGAATGCGATTAGTCGGGATGCGGTGAATGATTTCCTGAACGAGGCGATTGGCGAGCAGCGGATGCCGGTCAAGGCGCATTTCAATGTGCTGTGCTGGTCGGATGATCCTGCGCGGGTACGCGAGCTGAAAAACCTGGTGGGTTCGGCGATGGCGCAGCTGGATGCGACGGTGCGTTTGGAAACGGATGGTGCGGCGCAGATCTGGTTCGCGGGGATGCCGGGCAATGAGGCGGATTTCCCGATGAACGATACGTTTGATACGTTCATCGAGCAGGCAGCTTGTTTCTTTAACCTGGAAAGTAATTACCGGGACAGTGTTTCGCCCTTCGGTGTGCGCCTGGGCGACCGTTTGACGGGTAAGCCCGTACATGTGGATATTTCGGATGAGCCGATGCGCCTGGGTTATATCACGAACCGCAATAAGTTTTTGATCGCCCCCTCAGGCGGGGGCAAGTCTTTTTTCGCCAATCACCTGATGCATAGTTATTATGCGCAGGGCGCGCATATCGTGTTGCTGGACGTGGGCCATAGTTATAAAGGTTTGTGCGAACTGGTCGGAGGCTACTATTTCACGTATTCGGATACGTCCCCGATCCGCTTCAACCCTTTTTATCTAACGGCTGGCGATACGCTGGATACGGAGAAAAAGGAAAGTATCAAGACCCTGCTGCTGGCGCTCTGGAAAAAGGATGACGAGCCGTATACCCGTTCGGAGTATGTGGCGATATCGAATGCGCTGACAGGTTATTTCGGGCATTTGGAAAAGCACCCGGATATCTTCCCTTGTTTCAATACGTTTTACGAGTACCTGATGGAGGTCTATATGCAGGTGCTGGAAGATGGCAAGGTGAAGGAGAAAGATTTTGATGTGGCCAATTTCCTGTATGTGCTTAATCCTTATTACCGGGGCGGGGAGTTCGGTTTTTTATTGAATGCGACGGAAAACCTGGATTTGTTGCATGAACGCTTTATTGTGTTCGAGATCGATGCGGTGAAAGACCACCCGATCCTGTTCCCGGTGGTAACGCTGATCCTGATGGAGATGTTCATCAGTAAGATGCGCAAGCTGAAGGGTATCCGGAAGGTGATTTTAATTGAAGAATGCTGGAAGGCCATTGCCAAGGAAGGCATGGCGGAATACCTGAAGTATTTATTCAAGACCGTTCGTAAATTCTTCGGCGAGGCCATCGTGGTTACCCAGGAAGTCGAGGATATTATTTCTTCCCCTATCGTGAAGCAGGCGATCATCAATAACTCCGATTGCAAGATCCTGCTTGATCAGAGCAAGTACCAGAACAAGTTTGATGCGATCCAGGAATTGCTGGGCCTGACGGATAAGGAAAAGGCGCAGGTCCTGTCGATAAACCGGGCGAATGACCCGAAGCGGAGATACAAGGAGGTGTTTATCTCGCTGGGTGGCCAGTATTCCAAGGTTTACCGGACGGAAGTAAGTCTGACGGAGTACCTGGCTTATACGACGGAGGAAAGCGAAAAGCTGAAGGTGCAGCAGTATGCGCAGCAATACGGCAGTATCCAGAAAGGGATAGCGATGCTGGCCATGGAATTAATTACTAAAAAATCATGA
- the traJ gene encoding conjugative transposon protein TraJ, which produces MKSKVFDKVLRMGMALLLLSATATTVNAQDISSSLKGMQPVLNKVYDQMIPMCGNLIDAGRGIAGFAALWFIASRVWKQIARAEPIDFYPLLRPFALGIAILLFPAVIGLMNGVMQPVVSATNSMVKNSDNSIALLLKQKEDAIKNSSAYQMYVGDDGNGDRSKWYQYTHPDDPAGDQEGMFSALGNDVKFWMDKQAYNFRNNIKQWLSEVLQVLYAAAILCINVIRTFYLIVLAILGPLVFGFAVFDGLQHTLTQWIARYINIFLWLPIANIFGSIIGQVQQEMLKLDISHINSNGDTFFSQTDFAYLIFLCIGIVGYFSVPSVANYVIHAHGGNGLLNNVTRITHSVTNTTVSAASGTGSVLGDRMEQGAANIWHAPGNFRKGYDSGGSDYQKSKLKGD; this is translated from the coding sequence ATGAAAAGTAAAGTTTTTGATAAAGTTTTAAGGATGGGTATGGCACTGCTACTGCTGAGTGCTACTGCCACAACGGTTAACGCCCAGGATATCAGTTCCAGCCTGAAGGGGATGCAGCCGGTATTGAACAAGGTGTATGACCAGATGATCCCGATGTGCGGGAACCTGATTGATGCGGGGCGCGGTATCGCCGGGTTCGCGGCTTTGTGGTTCATCGCTTCGAGGGTCTGGAAACAGATCGCGCGGGCGGAACCGATCGATTTTTACCCGCTGTTAAGGCCTTTTGCTTTGGGGATCGCGATTTTATTGTTTCCGGCGGTGATCGGGTTGATGAACGGGGTGATGCAACCGGTGGTTTCGGCGACGAACAGCATGGTGAAAAATTCGGATAACAGTATCGCTTTGCTATTGAAGCAAAAGGAAGATGCGATCAAGAATTCTTCGGCTTACCAGATGTATGTGGGCGATGACGGGAATGGTGACCGCTCGAAATGGTACCAGTACACGCACCCGGATGACCCGGCGGGTGACCAGGAAGGGATGTTTTCGGCTTTGGGCAATGATGTGAAATTCTGGATGGATAAGCAGGCTTACAATTTCAGGAATAACATCAAGCAATGGCTGAGCGAGGTGCTGCAGGTATTGTATGCGGCGGCGATCCTGTGTATCAATGTGATCCGGACGTTTTACCTGATCGTGCTGGCGATCCTGGGGCCTTTGGTGTTCGGCTTCGCGGTGTTCGACGGCTTGCAGCATACGCTGACGCAGTGGATCGCCCGCTATATCAATATTTTCCTGTGGCTGCCCATCGCGAATATTTTCGGTTCGATCATCGGCCAGGTGCAGCAGGAAATGCTTAAGCTGGATATCTCGCATATCAATAGCAATGGCGATACTTTCTTCAGCCAGACGGATTTTGCGTACCTGATTTTTCTCTGTATCGGTATCGTCGGGTACTTTTCGGTGCCGAGCGTGGCCAATTATGTCATCCATGCGCATGGCGGTAACGGGTTGCTGAATAATGTGACGCGGATTACGCACAGCGTGACGAATACGACGGTCAGCGCGGCCTCCGGTACGGGTTCTGTTTTAGGCGACCGGATGGAACAGGGCGCGGCGAATATCTGGCATGCACCGGGTAATTTCCGGAAGGGTTATGACAGCGGTGGCAGCGATTATCAGAAAAGTAAACTCAAAGGAGATTAA
- a CDS encoding histone H1, with protein MEKIAELKALVETAEKEGAAFYEKGNKAAGTRLRNALQQIKVLATDLRKDVTEKKNETK; from the coding sequence ATGGAAAAAATTGCAGAATTGAAAGCATTGGTGGAAACCGCGGAAAAAGAAGGTGCCGCGTTTTATGAAAAAGGCAACAAAGCAGCGGGTACCCGTTTGCGTAATGCCTTACAGCAGATCAAAGTTTTAGCGACGGATCTGCGTAAAGACGTAACCGAAAAGAAAAACGAAACGAAATAA
- a CDS encoding TerB family tellurite resistance protein: MERMNKVKGKARKVKCLLSRLVGWCCFLLCAFSFRPARAQVATGQDMQQLLYDIEKLTQFKAILSDMQKGYSILIQGYQQVKDLAQGNFKLHSVFLDGLLLVNPEVARYARVADIISAEAGIVSEYKQALGRFRGGGLFNAAELDYLGRVYAQLTAAALDDLDALTNVITASKLRMSDDERLLAIDRIYASGSNKLQFLRDFNRRTAVLQVQRQQEQQFVNHLKSLYP; this comes from the coding sequence ATGGAAAGGATGAACAAGGTGAAAGGTAAAGCGCGAAAGGTAAAATGTTTGCTATCGCGCCTGGTCGGTTGGTGTTGCTTTCTGCTTTGCGCTTTCAGCTTTCGGCCTGCCCGGGCGCAGGTCGCTACCGGGCAGGATATGCAGCAGTTGCTGTATGATATCGAGAAGCTGACGCAGTTCAAGGCGATCCTGTCGGATATGCAGAAAGGCTATTCGATCTTAATTCAGGGCTACCAGCAGGTGAAAGACCTGGCGCAGGGGAATTTTAAGCTGCACAGTGTGTTCCTGGATGGCCTGTTGCTGGTCAACCCGGAGGTGGCCAGGTATGCGCGTGTGGCGGATATTATCAGTGCAGAGGCCGGTATCGTTTCGGAGTATAAACAGGCTTTGGGCCGGTTCCGGGGCGGTGGTTTGTTTAACGCGGCGGAACTCGATTACCTGGGCCGGGTGTATGCGCAGCTGACGGCTGCGGCGCTGGATGACCTGGATGCGCTGACGAATGTGATCACGGCTTCCAAGCTGAGAATGAGCGATGATGAACGGTTGTTGGCCATTGACCGCATTTACGCTTCGGGGAGCAATAAGCTGCAATTCCTGCGCGATTTTAACCGGCGTACGGCGGTGTTGCAGGTGCAAAGGCAGCAGGAACAGCAATTCGTTAACCATTTAAAATCCCTGTACCCATGA
- the traM gene encoding conjugative transposon protein TraM, whose translation MTTPEKRKLVMLLVLPVFVLLFSALGFYALGGGQGTDTVNAAERKPGINTALPGAQLQKDGPADKMGLYEKAQRDSATEKSHSAAGAFAALGWDTAKFNRPANTAADNEKRIQERLAAINRQINQPPPQPSRTIAALPAADNEQAEQLKQLEKMLRQKQVESSAPDPQMAQLSAMLDKIKEIQNPALVPDKVRAAEVGAVPVPDSAFKAIPALIDGNQKVPPGGVVKLVLADTVRVAGMLLEKGQSLWGACSVTNQRLLLDIKNIRLGSSIIPVNLTVFSLDGMAGIAVPEAELGAAAGQGADGALQGMQFPSGDYSLGSQAAVAGISAAKGLLGKKAKRIRVKLHGGQQVLLRLNGH comes from the coding sequence ATGACAACACCAGAAAAAAGGAAACTGGTCATGCTGCTGGTGCTGCCGGTGTTCGTGCTGTTGTTTTCCGCTTTGGGCTTTTATGCTTTGGGCGGCGGGCAAGGTACGGATACGGTAAACGCAGCGGAGCGAAAGCCCGGTATCAATACAGCGCTGCCGGGGGCGCAATTGCAAAAGGACGGCCCGGCGGATAAAATGGGGCTGTATGAAAAAGCGCAGCGGGACAGTGCGACAGAAAAGTCGCATTCGGCTGCCGGGGCCTTCGCGGCTTTGGGCTGGGATACGGCGAAGTTTAACAGGCCGGCGAACACGGCGGCTGATAATGAAAAGCGGATTCAGGAAAGGCTGGCGGCGATCAACCGGCAGATCAACCAGCCGCCACCGCAGCCATCGAGGACGATTGCCGCTTTGCCTGCGGCCGACAACGAGCAGGCGGAACAGTTAAAGCAACTGGAAAAAATGCTGAGGCAAAAACAGGTGGAAAGTTCAGCGCCCGATCCGCAGATGGCGCAGCTGAGTGCGATGCTGGATAAGATCAAAGAGATCCAAAACCCAGCTTTGGTGCCGGATAAGGTCAGGGCTGCGGAGGTTGGTGCTGTTCCGGTGCCGGACAGCGCTTTTAAAGCGATACCGGCACTGATCGATGGGAACCAGAAGGTCCCACCAGGTGGCGTGGTGAAATTGGTTTTGGCGGATACGGTGCGGGTTGCCGGGATGCTGCTGGAAAAAGGGCAATCGCTTTGGGGAGCCTGTTCGGTGACGAACCAGCGGCTGTTGCTGGATATTAAAAATATCCGTTTGGGCAGTTCGATCATCCCGGTGAACCTCACCGTGTTTTCGCTGGACGGCATGGCGGGTATCGCGGTGCCGGAAGCGGAACTGGGCGCGGCGGCCGGGCAGGGCGCAGACGGCGCGTTGCAGGGCATGCAGTTCCCGTCCGGGGACTACTCGCTGGGCAGCCAGGCGGCCGTGGCGGGTATCTCGGCGGCGAAAGGGCTTTTGGGCAAAAAGGCAAAACGCATTCGGGTGAAACTGCATGGCGGGCAGCAGGTGCTGTTGAGGCTTAACGGGCATTGA
- a CDS encoding conjugal transfer protein TraI, whose product MKQYMVILPLSSATILVSLPKGADAQFVVGSVINSTVGRVIRAIDLQVQRLQNETIWLQNAQKALENQLSKLKLAEISDQEQQQQHLFKKYYQELATVKSLIAYYGRIKAMTQKQAALLGQYHQAWGLLKADRHFSVEELEVMQKVYSGILQESVKNLDELLMVVSSFKTQMTDAKRLELIDKAADRIDTNCSDLREFNNQNYTLSIQRAKSENEVLTLKKYYGLD is encoded by the coding sequence ATGAAACAGTATATGGTGATCCTGCCGCTTTCTTCGGCGACCATACTGGTTTCCCTGCCGAAGGGCGCTGACGCGCAGTTTGTCGTCGGCTCGGTCATTAATTCCACGGTGGGCCGGGTGATCCGGGCTATCGATTTGCAGGTGCAGCGTTTGCAGAACGAAACGATCTGGCTGCAGAATGCGCAAAAAGCGCTGGAAAACCAGTTATCCAAACTCAAACTCGCGGAGATATCCGATCAGGAGCAGCAGCAACAGCATCTGTTTAAGAAGTATTACCAGGAGCTGGCGACGGTGAAATCCCTGATCGCTTACTACGGGCGGATTAAGGCCATGACGCAGAAGCAGGCGGCTTTGCTGGGCCAGTATCACCAGGCCTGGGGCTTGCTGAAGGCCGACCGGCATTTTTCGGTGGAAGAACTGGAGGTTATGCAAAAGGTCTATTCGGGGATTTTGCAGGAAAGCGTGAAGAACCTGGATGAGCTTTTGATGGTAGTGAGCTCCTTCAAGACGCAGATGACGGATGCGAAGCGGCTGGAACTGATCGACAAGGCGGCGGACCGCATCGATACGAATTGCAGCGACCTGCGGGAATTCAATAACCAGAACTATACGCTGAGTATCCAGCGGGCCAAAAGCGAAAACGAGGTGCTCACTTTGAAAAAATATTATGGTTTGGATTAG